The following coding sequences lie in one Pectobacterium sp. A5351 genomic window:
- a CDS encoding aminotransferase-like domain-containing protein — translation MTRYQHLAGLLEQRIEQGLYQSGERLPSVRALSTEHGVSISTVQQAYHLLETRQLIMPQPRSGYFVMPRKATPPVPALTRPAQRPVEITQWESVLELVNVRLETNVLKFGSGMPDVSQPTIKPLWKEMSRLCQYQDSRILQYDSVYGVPALREQIARLTVDCGCQLTQDDIVVTTGCQEALFVAVRAVCQPGDIVAVESPAFPGTMQILRGLDIKAIEIPTDSVTGISLEALRLALDQWPIKAVLLVPSCNNPLGFIMPDARKKSLVTLAQHFDIAIIEDDAYGELAYEYPRPRAIKSFDEDGRVLLCSSFSKNLAPGLRVGWIAPGRYLERVIHTKYISTGSTVVQPQLAVAEFIRNGHYQPHLRRMRAQYKANLDTFTCWVREYFPSNICVSRPQGGFLMWIELPEYFDSLKLSREVRKAGIQIAAGSLFSASGKYRNCLRLNYANRFTEEMREGLRIVGSEIAKMMHTFPDQNVT, via the coding sequence ATGACGCGTTATCAACACCTTGCCGGGCTGTTAGAACAGCGGATCGAACAAGGATTGTACCAAAGTGGAGAGCGCCTGCCTTCGGTACGGGCGCTGAGTACAGAACATGGTGTAAGCATCAGTACCGTACAGCAGGCCTACCATCTGCTGGAAACCCGGCAGTTGATTATGCCGCAGCCGCGTTCTGGATATTTTGTTATGCCGCGTAAGGCAACGCCGCCTGTACCCGCGCTAACGCGTCCTGCCCAGCGTCCGGTTGAGATCACGCAGTGGGAATCGGTACTGGAGCTGGTGAATGTGCGTCTGGAAACGAACGTACTGAAATTTGGTAGCGGAATGCCGGATGTGAGCCAGCCGACCATCAAACCACTGTGGAAAGAGATGAGTCGTCTCTGTCAGTATCAGGATTCCCGCATCTTACAATATGACAGCGTATATGGTGTGCCTGCGCTGCGTGAACAGATTGCCCGTCTTACCGTGGACTGCGGCTGCCAACTGACGCAAGATGATATTGTGGTCACGACCGGATGTCAGGAAGCCCTATTTGTTGCCGTCCGCGCCGTTTGTCAGCCTGGCGACATCGTGGCCGTTGAATCACCCGCTTTTCCGGGCACGATGCAGATCCTTCGTGGGCTGGATATCAAAGCGATCGAGATCCCAACCGACTCTGTGACGGGGATCAGTCTTGAAGCGTTAAGACTGGCGCTGGATCAGTGGCCGATCAAAGCCGTCCTGCTGGTGCCGAGCTGTAACAATCCGCTTGGCTTCATCATGCCTGACGCCCGTAAGAAATCGCTGGTGACGTTGGCACAGCATTTTGATATCGCGATTATTGAAGATGATGCCTATGGCGAGCTGGCCTATGAGTATCCGCGTCCCCGCGCGATAAAATCATTTGATGAAGATGGACGTGTGCTGCTGTGCAGCTCGTTTTCCAAGAACCTGGCTCCCGGTTTGCGCGTCGGCTGGATTGCTCCGGGGCGCTATCTGGAGCGGGTGATTCATACAAAATACATCAGTACAGGATCGACTGTGGTGCAGCCTCAGCTAGCCGTGGCGGAATTTATTCGTAACGGACACTATCAACCTCATCTACGTCGTATGCGCGCTCAGTACAAGGCTAATCTGGATACGTTTACCTGCTGGGTACGTGAGTATTTTCCGTCCAATATTTGCGTGAGTCGTCCTCAGGGTGGCTTTCTGATGTGGATTGAACTGCCGGAATATTTTGATTCGCTCAAGCTTAGCCGTGAGGTCAGAAAAGCGGGCATACAGATAGCCGCGGGTTCGCTCTTCTCCGCCTCGGGAAAATACCGTAATTGTCTTCGGCTCAATTATGCCAATCGCTTTACGGAAGAAATGCGGGAAGGGTTGCGCATCGTGGGTAGTGAAATCGCGAAGATGATGCACACTTTTCCTGACCAGAACGTAACCTGA
- the thiE gene encoding thiamine phosphate synthase, whose product MTDSTPFAPTAQRLGLYPVVDSVEWIERLLSIGVKTIQLRIKDRSDEQAETDVIQAIALGRRYQAQLFINDYWKLAIKHQAYGVHLGQEDLDTADLAAIKQAGLRLGVSTHDDRELARAVAINPSYIALGHIFPTQTKDMPSAPQGLAELTRHITDLQGRFPTVAIGGISIDSVPAVLKTGVGSIAVVSAITQAPDWRQATATLLRMIEGREA is encoded by the coding sequence ATGACAGACTCGACGCCTTTTGCCCCAACGGCGCAGCGGCTGGGGCTGTATCCCGTCGTCGATAGCGTGGAGTGGATTGAACGCTTACTCAGCATCGGGGTGAAAACGATCCAGCTCAGGATCAAAGATCGGTCAGATGAACAAGCCGAAACCGATGTGATCCAGGCGATCGCATTGGGTCGTCGCTATCAGGCGCAGCTCTTCATCAATGACTACTGGAAATTAGCGATAAAACATCAGGCGTACGGCGTACATCTGGGTCAGGAAGATCTGGATACCGCCGATCTGGCAGCGATTAAACAAGCTGGACTGCGCTTAGGCGTTTCCACGCACGACGATCGTGAACTGGCGCGCGCGGTGGCGATAAACCCGTCCTACATCGCACTGGGACATATTTTCCCCACGCAAACCAAAGATATGCCATCAGCGCCGCAGGGGCTGGCCGAACTGACGCGACACATAACCGATCTGCAAGGCCGTTTTCCCACCGTTGCGATCGGCGGTATCAGCATCGATAGCGTCCCTGCGGTGCTGAAAACGGGCGTCGGCAGCATTGCTGTCGTCAGTGCCATTACTCAGGCACCGGACTGGCGTCAGGCGACGGCAACGTTGCTCAGGATGATTGAAGGGCGGGAGGCATAA
- the thiH gene encoding 2-iminoacetate synthase ThiH — protein MNVDFQTVWEPLDWDDLTLRINGKTALDVERALAAPHLTRDDFMALISPAASAYLEPLAQRAQQLTRQRFGNTVGFYVPLYLSNLCSNDCTYCGFSMSNPIKRKTLDEAEILRECAAIKALGFEHLLLVTGEHQRKVGMDYFRRVFPLIRPLFSSLMIEVQPLSQDEYAELKALGLDGVMVYQETYHPATYQLHHLKGQKQDFHWRLATPDRLGRAGIDKIGLGALIGLSTSWRTDCYMVAEHLLHLQQNYWQSRYSISFPRLRPCAGGIEPASIMDEAQLMQVICAFRLLSPDIELSLSTRESPFFRDHAIPIAINNVSAFSKTQPGGYADDHPELEQFSPHDSRRPEDVAQAIVRAGLQPVWKDWDGYLGR, from the coding sequence ATGAACGTTGATTTTCAAACCGTCTGGGAACCGCTCGACTGGGATGATCTGACGCTGCGCATCAACGGTAAAACCGCATTGGACGTTGAGCGCGCACTTGCTGCACCACACCTGACGCGTGACGATTTTATGGCGCTCATTTCACCCGCCGCCAGCGCTTATCTGGAACCGCTGGCGCAACGGGCGCAGCAGCTCACCCGTCAGCGTTTCGGTAATACGGTGGGCTTTTATGTACCGCTGTATCTGTCCAATCTGTGTTCTAATGACTGCACCTACTGCGGCTTTTCGATGAGCAACCCCATCAAGCGGAAAACGCTGGATGAGGCAGAGATCCTGCGTGAATGCGCCGCTATCAAGGCACTCGGGTTTGAGCACCTGTTGCTCGTGACGGGCGAACACCAACGCAAGGTGGGTATGGATTATTTTCGCCGCGTCTTTCCGCTGATCCGGCCGCTCTTCAGTTCGCTGATGATCGAAGTCCAACCGCTGTCGCAGGACGAGTACGCCGAGTTGAAAGCGCTGGGGCTGGATGGCGTGATGGTCTATCAGGAAACCTATCATCCGGCAACCTACCAGTTGCACCATCTAAAAGGACAAAAACAGGATTTCCACTGGCGGCTCGCCACGCCGGATCGGCTCGGGCGCGCCGGGATCGACAAGATCGGGCTGGGCGCCTTAATCGGCCTGTCCACTAGCTGGCGCACCGACTGCTACATGGTGGCGGAACACCTGTTGCACTTGCAGCAGAATTACTGGCAAAGCCGATATTCTATCTCGTTCCCGCGCCTGCGCCCCTGTGCAGGCGGCATTGAACCGGCATCGATTATGGATGAAGCCCAGCTCATGCAGGTGATTTGCGCATTCCGATTACTGTCACCGGATATTGAACTGTCGCTCTCCACGCGCGAATCACCGTTCTTTCGCGATCATGCCATCCCTATCGCGATTAACAACGTCAGCGCCTTTTCCAAAACCCAACCGGGTGGCTATGCGGACGACCATCCTGAACTGGAACAGTTTTCACCCCATGACTCACGACGCCCTGAAGACGTAGCGCAGGCCATCGTGCGCGCAGGCCTCCAGCCCGTGTGGAAAGACTGGGACGGTTATTTAGGCCGGTAG
- the shiA gene encoding shikimate transporter: MDTSTTPTLSQPGGSVPHQDDSISSDKTLQTQSVSHSQHKAKRAAWGSFVGAVVDWYDFLLYGIVAALVFNTEFFPQISPTMGTLAAFGTFGVGFLFRPLGGMVFGHFGDKLGRKRMLMITVWMMGISTALIGLLPSFDSIGWWAPVLLVTLRAIQGFAVGGEWGGAALLAVENAPKKKKAFYSSGVQVGFGVGLLLATGSVSLVSNLTTNEEFITWGWRLPFLFSLILVAIAWWVRNGMDESQEFEANKTLGERANKLRSFPIMEALRQHPKAFLLIIALRLGELLTMYIVTAFALNYSTTHLGLSRDIFLNIGLLVGAISCVSIPFFAYLADSFGRRRIYVTGALIGAASAVPFFMALESHNTLLILFFAIMLANIAHDMIVSVQQPMFTELFGTAYRYSGAGVGYQVASVVGGGFTPFIAVLLVQFMDGSWHAVAAYLAIGCLLSAIVGMQMKAKPADALPH, from the coding sequence ATGGACACCTCAACTACGCCAACACTCTCACAGCCTGGCGGCTCAGTACCTCATCAGGATGATTCAATTTCATCTGACAAAACCCTACAAACACAGTCAGTAAGCCATTCTCAGCATAAAGCGAAACGTGCCGCCTGGGGCAGCTTTGTGGGGGCCGTGGTGGATTGGTATGATTTCTTGCTGTACGGAATTGTTGCCGCCCTTGTATTTAATACCGAGTTTTTCCCGCAGATCAGCCCGACAATGGGGACGCTGGCGGCATTTGGTACGTTTGGCGTAGGTTTTCTGTTCCGTCCGCTCGGCGGTATGGTGTTTGGGCACTTTGGCGATAAGCTGGGCCGTAAGCGGATGTTGATGATCACGGTCTGGATGATGGGTATTTCCACGGCGCTGATTGGGCTGTTGCCATCGTTTGATTCCATCGGCTGGTGGGCTCCGGTGTTGCTGGTTACGCTGCGGGCAATTCAGGGATTTGCCGTCGGTGGTGAATGGGGTGGTGCAGCGCTGTTGGCGGTAGAGAATGCGCCGAAGAAGAAGAAAGCCTTTTACAGCAGCGGGGTACAGGTTGGTTTTGGCGTCGGGCTGTTACTGGCTACAGGGTCGGTATCGCTGGTCAGTAATTTGACGACCAATGAAGAATTTATCACCTGGGGCTGGCGTTTGCCGTTCTTGTTCAGCCTGATTCTGGTTGCGATTGCCTGGTGGGTGCGTAACGGGATGGATGAGTCTCAGGAGTTTGAGGCGAATAAGACGCTGGGAGAAAGAGCAAACAAACTGCGTTCGTTCCCTATTATGGAAGCACTGCGCCAGCACCCGAAGGCATTTCTGCTGATTATTGCGCTACGGCTTGGCGAACTGCTGACGATGTATATCGTCACCGCATTTGCCCTCAATTACTCCACCACCCATCTTGGTCTATCGCGGGATATTTTCCTGAATATCGGGCTGCTGGTGGGGGCGATCAGTTGCGTGTCTATTCCTTTTTTTGCCTATCTGGCGGATAGCTTTGGCCGCCGTCGGATCTACGTTACCGGTGCGCTGATTGGTGCCGCGAGTGCAGTGCCCTTCTTTATGGCGCTGGAAAGCCATAACACGCTGCTGATTCTGTTCTTTGCCATCATGCTGGCGAATATTGCTCACGATATGATTGTTAGCGTACAGCAACCGATGTTTACCGAGCTATTTGGTACGGCGTACCGCTACAGTGGAGCGGGTGTAGGTTACCAGGTCGCCAGCGTGGTCGGCGGTGGGTTTACGCCTTTTATCGCTGTGCTGCTGGTGCAGTTTATGGATGGTTCATGGCACGCGGTGGCGGCTTACCTTGCCATTGGTTGTTTGCTGTCAGCGATTGTCGGAATGCAGATGAAAGCAAAACCGGCGGACGCTTTACCTCACTAA
- a CDS encoding DUF1127 domain-containing protein, which translates to MEFHENRSQKPFRESPFWLMLILPYRLWKAWRARAQTLKILRNMSDDGLKDIGLKRSDLDRFR; encoded by the coding sequence ATGGAATTTCATGAGAATCGATCACAAAAACCGTTCCGCGAGTCACCGTTCTGGCTCATGCTGATTTTGCCGTACCGCTTGTGGAAAGCCTGGCGGGCAAGGGCACAAACGCTGAAGATACTACGAAATATGAGCGATGACGGACTTAAGGATATCGGGCTGAAGCGAAGCGATCTCGATCGGTTCAGATAA
- the thiS gene encoding sulfur carrier protein ThiS, which translates to MRITLNDEPFEFPEAITVEALLSQINRLQPGTALAINQTIIPHATWSQHQVQDGDDILLFQAIAGG; encoded by the coding sequence ATGAGAATCACGCTGAATGATGAGCCCTTTGAATTCCCAGAGGCCATCACGGTTGAAGCGCTGCTAAGCCAGATAAACCGGCTCCAGCCCGGCACGGCGCTGGCTATCAATCAGACCATTATCCCGCACGCCACCTGGTCACAGCATCAGGTTCAGGACGGTGATGATATTTTGCTTTTTCAGGCAATCGCGGGAGGATGA
- a CDS encoding HesA/MoeB/ThiF family protein, which yields MATHHHSTPAGLSDSEFMRYSRQLMLEDIGPEGQDKLKAACVLLVGLGGLGAPASLYLAAAGIGTLLLADDDALHISNLQRQILYRTSDTDKPKAVLAQRQLQALNPHSEAIALTERLSGETLDNAVSRVDLVLDCSDNMATRHAVNAACFRAGKPLISGSAVGFSGQLAVFTPPYHSGCYACLYPDTTEPQRNCRTAGVLGPVVGVIGTLQALEAIKLLAGMPSALDGKLRMFNGKQQSWNTLQLTRAPHCSVCGGAA from the coding sequence ATGGCAACGCATCACCACTCTACTCCAGCCGGACTGAGCGATAGCGAGTTCATGCGCTACAGCCGTCAACTCATGCTGGAAGATATTGGCCCGGAAGGTCAGGATAAGCTCAAAGCCGCCTGCGTTCTGCTAGTCGGACTGGGTGGACTGGGCGCGCCCGCTTCGCTCTATCTGGCTGCCGCAGGGATCGGCACGCTGCTGCTTGCCGACGATGACGCACTGCATATCAGCAACCTGCAACGCCAGATTCTGTATCGCACCAGCGACACCGACAAACCCAAAGCCGTGCTGGCACAGCGTCAGCTACAGGCGTTAAATCCGCACTCGGAAGCCATCGCACTCACTGAAAGGCTTAGTGGTGAGACACTAGATAACGCCGTCAGCCGCGTCGATCTGGTGTTGGATTGCAGCGACAACATGGCCACTCGCCACGCGGTTAACGCCGCCTGCTTTCGCGCAGGCAAGCCACTCATCAGCGGAAGCGCCGTCGGTTTCAGCGGTCAGCTCGCGGTCTTCACGCCGCCTTATCACTCTGGCTGCTACGCCTGCCTCTATCCCGATACGACCGAACCACAACGCAACTGCCGTACCGCAGGCGTGCTGGGTCCGGTGGTCGGCGTAATTGGCACACTTCAGGCACTGGAAGCGATCAAGCTGCTGGCAGGTATGCCATCTGCGCTGGATGGCAAGCTGAGAATGTTCAATGGCAAACAGCAGAGCTGGAACACGCTCCAGCTCACGCGTGCCCCCCATTGCTCAGTCTGTGGGGGAGCAGCATGA
- a CDS encoding thiazole synthase: MLHIADTTLASRLLTGTGKFATPELMLAALEASGSQLVTMAMKRVDLNGGNDAILAPLRQLGIKLLPNTSGAKTADEAIFAARLAREALGTRWLKLEIHPDVKYLLPDPIETLKAAEQLVKEGFTVLPYCGADPVLCKRLEEAGCAAVMPLGAPIGSNQGLQTRDFLRIIIEQARVPVIVDAGIGAPSHAADALEMGADAVLVNTAIAVARDPVAMAHAFRLAIEAGDLARQAGLGSKQFVASATSPLTGFLYQPTEGTER, from the coding sequence ATGCTGCACATTGCCGATACGACATTAGCTTCACGACTGCTGACCGGAACCGGGAAATTCGCCACGCCAGAACTGATGCTGGCGGCACTTGAGGCTTCTGGTTCCCAGTTAGTTACCATGGCGATGAAACGCGTTGACCTGAACGGCGGCAACGATGCCATTCTCGCCCCGCTACGCCAGCTCGGCATTAAGCTGCTGCCGAATACCTCAGGAGCCAAAACCGCAGACGAAGCTATTTTTGCCGCCCGACTGGCGCGAGAAGCGCTGGGCACTCGCTGGCTGAAACTGGAAATTCACCCCGATGTGAAATACCTGCTGCCCGACCCTATTGAAACCCTGAAGGCCGCCGAACAGCTGGTAAAAGAAGGATTCACGGTTCTACCTTACTGCGGGGCCGATCCAGTACTGTGCAAACGGCTGGAAGAGGCTGGCTGCGCGGCGGTGATGCCGCTCGGCGCGCCCATTGGCTCCAATCAGGGGCTGCAAACGCGTGATTTTCTCCGCATCATCATCGAACAAGCGCGCGTTCCGGTGATTGTCGATGCGGGCATTGGTGCCCCCAGCCATGCGGCCGACGCGCTGGAAATGGGTGCCGACGCCGTGCTGGTCAATACGGCAATCGCGGTTGCTCGCGATCCGGTGGCGATGGCGCACGCATTCCGACTGGCAATCGAGGCAGGTGATCTTGCTCGTCAGGCGGGTCTGGGAAGTAAGCAGTTCGTCGCCAGTGCCACCAGCCCGCTCACCGGTTTTCTGTATCAGCCAACGGAAGGAACGGAACGATGA
- the rpoC gene encoding DNA-directed RNA polymerase subunit beta' produces the protein MKDLLKFLKAQTKTEEFDAIKIALASPDMIRSWSFGEVKKPETINYRTFKPERDGLFCARIFGPVKDYECLCGKYKRLKHRGVICEKCGVEVTQTKVRRERMGHIELASPTAHIWFLKSLPSRIGLLLDMPLRDIERVLYFESYVVVEGGMTNLERRQILTEEQYLDALEEFGDEFDAKMGAEAIQALLKNMDLEQECEQLREELTETNSETKRKKLTKRIKLLEAFVQSGNKPEWMILTVLPVLPPDLRPLVPLDGGRFATSDLNDLYRRVINRNNRLKRLLDLAAPDIIVRNEKRMLQEAVDALLDNGRRGRAITGSNKRPLKSLADMIKGKQGRFRQNLLGKRVDYSGRSVITVGPYLRLHQCGLPKKMALELFKPFIYGKLELRGLATTIKAAKKMVEREEAVVWDILDEVIREHPVLLNRAPTLHRLGIQAFEPVLIEGKAIQLHPLVCAAYNADFDGDQMAVHVPLTLEAQLEARALMMSTNNILSPANGEPIIVPSQDVVLGLYYMTRDCVNAKGEGMVLTGPKEAERVYRAGLASLHARVKVRITEEIKSIEGEVTHQTTLIDTTIGRAILWMIVPKGLPYSIVNQPLGKKAISKMLNTCYRILGLKPTVIFADQIMYTGFAYAARSGASVGIDDMVIPEKKAEIIEEAETEVAEIQEQFQSGLVTAGERYNKVIDIWAAANERVAKAMMENLSVEDVVNRDGVVEQQVSFNSIFMMADSGARGSAAQIRQLAGMRGLMAKPDGSIIETPITANFREGLNVLQYFISTHGARKGLADTALKTANSGYLTRRLVDVAQDLVVTEDDCGTHEGIMMTPVIEGGDVKEPLRERVLGRVTAEDVIKPGTADILVPRNTLLNEQWCDMLEENSVDAVKVRSVVSCETDFGVCANCYGRDLARGHIINKGEAIGVIAAQSIGEPGTQLTMRTFHIGGAASRAAAESSIQVKNKGSLKLNNAKFVMNSNGKLVITSRNTELKLIDEFGRTKESYKVPYGAVMAKGDGSEVSGGETVANWDPHTMPVVTEVSGFIRFADMIDGQTITRQTDELTGLSSIVVLDSAERTGSGKDLRPALKIVDGKGEDVLIPGTDMPAQYFLPGKTIVQLEDGVQIGAGDTLARLPQESSGTKDITGGLPRVADLFEARRPKEPAILAEISGIISFGKETKGKRRLVISPLDGSDAYEEMIPKWRQLNVFEGEVVERGDVVSDGPESPHDILRLRGVHAVTRYITNEVQEVYRLQGVKINDKHIEVIVRQMLRKGTIVNAGSTEFLEGEQAEVSRIKIANRQLEADGKITATYSRDLLGITKASLATESFISAASFQETTRVLTEAAVAGKRDELRGLKENVIVGRLIPAGTGYAYHQDRLRRRQAGEAPVVPQVSADEASANLAELLNAGFGSSDDE, from the coding sequence GTGAAAGACTTATTAAAGTTTCTGAAAGCGCAAACTAAAACCGAAGAGTTTGATGCGATCAAAATTGCTCTGGCCTCGCCAGACATGATCCGTTCGTGGTCTTTTGGTGAAGTTAAAAAGCCAGAAACCATCAACTACCGTACGTTCAAACCTGAGCGTGACGGCCTTTTCTGCGCCCGTATCTTTGGGCCGGTAAAAGATTATGAGTGCTTGTGCGGTAAGTATAAGCGCCTGAAACACCGCGGTGTTATTTGTGAGAAGTGCGGCGTTGAAGTGACCCAGACTAAAGTGCGCCGTGAGCGTATGGGCCACATCGAGCTGGCTTCTCCGACTGCGCACATCTGGTTCCTGAAGTCACTGCCTTCCCGTATCGGTTTGCTGCTGGATATGCCGCTGCGTGATATCGAACGCGTGCTTTATTTTGAATCTTATGTCGTGGTTGAAGGCGGCATGACCAACCTCGAGCGTCGTCAGATCCTGACTGAAGAGCAGTATCTGGATGCGCTGGAAGAGTTTGGTGATGAATTCGACGCGAAAATGGGCGCCGAAGCGATCCAGGCTCTGCTGAAGAATATGGATCTGGAGCAGGAATGCGAGCAGCTGCGTGAAGAGCTGACCGAAACCAACTCCGAAACCAAACGTAAGAAGCTGACGAAGCGTATTAAGCTGCTGGAAGCGTTCGTACAGTCTGGTAACAAGCCAGAGTGGATGATCCTGACCGTTCTGCCAGTACTGCCGCCAGATCTGCGTCCGTTGGTTCCGCTGGATGGTGGTCGTTTCGCGACTTCCGACCTGAACGATCTGTATCGTCGCGTGATCAACCGTAACAACCGTCTGAAACGTCTGCTGGATCTGGCTGCGCCAGATATCATCGTACGTAACGAAAAACGTATGCTGCAGGAAGCGGTTGATGCGCTGTTGGATAACGGCCGTCGTGGTCGTGCGATCACCGGTTCTAACAAACGTCCTCTGAAATCTTTGGCCGACATGATCAAAGGTAAACAGGGTCGTTTCCGTCAGAACCTGCTCGGTAAGCGTGTTGACTACTCCGGTCGTTCCGTAATCACCGTTGGTCCATACCTGCGTCTGCACCAGTGTGGTCTGCCGAAGAAAATGGCACTGGAGCTGTTCAAACCGTTCATCTACGGCAAGCTGGAACTGCGTGGTCTTGCTACCACTATTAAAGCCGCCAAGAAAATGGTTGAGCGCGAAGAAGCTGTCGTATGGGATATCCTGGACGAAGTGATTCGCGAACACCCGGTCCTGCTGAACCGTGCACCAACACTGCACCGTTTGGGTATTCAGGCATTTGAACCGGTTCTGATCGAAGGTAAAGCGATCCAACTGCATCCGCTGGTTTGTGCGGCCTATAACGCCGACTTCGATGGTGACCAGATGGCTGTGCACGTACCGCTGACGCTGGAAGCCCAGCTGGAAGCGCGTGCGTTGATGATGTCGACCAACAACATCCTGTCTCCTGCGAATGGTGAGCCAATCATCGTTCCTTCTCAGGACGTGGTATTGGGGCTGTATTACATGACGCGTGACTGTGTTAACGCCAAAGGCGAAGGCATGGTTCTCACGGGTCCGAAAGAAGCTGAACGCGTTTATCGCGCTGGTCTGGCCTCTCTGCATGCGCGCGTTAAAGTGCGTATCACGGAAGAGATCAAGAGCATCGAAGGCGAGGTTACGCATCAGACGACGCTGATTGACACGACTATCGGCCGTGCCATCCTCTGGATGATCGTACCGAAAGGTCTGCCGTATTCGATCGTTAACCAGCCTCTGGGCAAGAAAGCGATCTCCAAAATGCTGAACACCTGTTACCGCATTTTGGGTCTGAAACCGACGGTTATCTTTGCTGACCAGATCATGTATACCGGTTTTGCTTACGCGGCGCGCTCTGGTGCTTCCGTAGGTATCGACGACATGGTTATCCCGGAGAAAAAAGCCGAGATTATCGAAGAAGCCGAAACCGAAGTTGCCGAGATTCAGGAGCAGTTCCAGTCTGGTCTGGTTACCGCGGGCGAACGCTACAACAAAGTGATCGATATCTGGGCGGCGGCGAACGAGCGTGTTGCGAAGGCGATGATGGAAAACCTGTCCGTTGAGGATGTGGTTAACCGTGATGGCGTGGTTGAGCAACAGGTTTCTTTCAACAGCATCTTTATGATGGCCGACTCCGGTGCGCGTGGTTCTGCGGCACAGATTCGTCAGTTGGCGGGGATGCGTGGTCTGATGGCGAAACCAGATGGTTCCATCATCGAGACGCCGATTACCGCAAACTTCCGTGAAGGTCTGAACGTACTTCAGTACTTCATCTCGACGCACGGTGCGCGTAAAGGTCTGGCGGATACCGCACTGAAAACCGCAAACTCCGGTTATCTGACTCGTCGTCTGGTTGACGTTGCGCAGGATCTGGTTGTGACCGAAGACGATTGTGGTACCCACGAAGGTATCATGATGACGCCGGTTATCGAGGGTGGTGATGTTAAAGAACCACTGCGTGAGCGCGTACTGGGTCGTGTAACGGCTGAAGACGTGATCAAACCGGGCACGGCGGATATTCTGGTTCCACGCAACACGCTGCTGAACGAGCAGTGGTGTGACATGTTGGAAGAGAACTCCGTTGACGCCGTTAAAGTACGTTCAGTCGTAAGCTGCGAAACCGACTTTGGCGTGTGCGCCAATTGCTATGGTCGCGATCTGGCTCGTGGCCATATCATCAATAAAGGTGAGGCCATCGGGGTTATCGCGGCACAGTCTATCGGTGAGCCGGGTACACAGTTAACCATGCGTACGTTCCACATCGGTGGTGCGGCATCGCGTGCGGCAGCTGAGTCCAGCATTCAGGTGAAAAACAAAGGTAGCCTGAAACTGAACAACGCGAAGTTCGTTATGAACAGCAACGGTAAACTGGTTATTACTTCACGTAATACCGAACTGAAACTGATCGACGAATTCGGACGTACCAAAGAAAGCTATAAAGTGCCTTACGGTGCAGTGATGGCGAAGGGTGATGGCTCAGAAGTTAGCGGTGGCGAAACCGTCGCAAACTGGGATCCGCATACCATGCCAGTGGTGACCGAGGTAAGCGGCTTCATCCGCTTTGCTGATATGATTGACGGTCAGACCATTACTCGCCAGACCGATGAACTGACCGGTTTGTCTTCTATCGTCGTTCTGGATAGCGCAGAGCGTACTGGTAGCGGTAAAGACTTGCGTCCAGCACTGAAAATCGTTGACGGCAAAGGTGAAGATGTACTGATCCCAGGTACTGATATGCCTGCTCAATACTTCCTGCCGGGTAAAACGATTGTTCAGTTGGAAGATGGGGTGCAGATTGGTGCCGGTGATACATTGGCGCGTCTCCCTCAAGAATCCAGTGGTACCAAGGATATTACCGGTGGTCTGCCACGCGTAGCCGACCTGTTCGAAGCTCGTCGTCCGAAAGAGCCAGCTATTCTGGCAGAAATCAGCGGTATCATTTCCTTCGGTAAAGAAACCAAAGGTAAACGTCGTCTGGTGATTTCTCCGTTGGATGGCAGCGATGCTTACGAAGAGATGATTCCGAAATGGCGTCAGCTCAACGTGTTCGAAGGTGAAGTGGTGGAACGTGGTGACGTTGTTTCCGACGGCCCAGAATCTCCGCACGATATCCTGCGTCTGCGTGGTGTACATGCAGTAACGCGTTATATCACCAACGAAGTTCAGGAAGTTTACCGCCTGCAAGGCGTTAAGATTAACGATAAACACATTGAAGTTATCGTTCGTCAGATGTTGCGTAAAGGCACCATCGTTAACGCCGGTAGCACGGAGTTCCTGGAAGGCGAGCAGGCAGAAGTGTCTCGCATCAAGATTGCCAACCGTCAGTTGGAAGCGGATGGCAAGATCACGGCAACATACAGCCGCGATCTGCTGGGTATCACCAAAGCATCTCTGGCGACCGAGTCCTTCATTTCTGCGGCATCGTTCCAGGAAACGACGCGCGTACTGACCGAAGCCGCTGTTGCGGGTAAACGTGATGAGCTGCGTGGCCTGAAAGAGAACGTTATCGTGGGTCGTCTGATCCCTGCGGGTACGGGTTATGCGTACCATCAAGATCGTCTGCGCCGCCGTCAGGCAGGTGAAGCGCCAGTCGTGCCTCAGGTGAGTGCCGATGAAGCGTCTGCTAACCTGGCCGAACTGCTTAACGCAGGCTTTGGTAGCAGCGACGACGAATAA